In the genome of Halostella limicola, one region contains:
- a CDS encoding bifunctional metallophosphatase/5'-nucleotidase, whose amino-acid sequence MSLRLLHYSDLETALDDPERCARLAGTLAARRDDDTVVIGTGDNTAPGALSLATEGRAALEFFRTVSPDADTFGNHDFDFGPAVARANAGAAPQAWLCANARQDGERFAADVGVEPSTVVETDNYRVGVVGVAHPETVEINPAAAGVEFADPVPVVREEAAALRDRGVDRVVVASHCGKGDARIARETDVDVVLGGHVHDVHVETVADTLTVRPGRGGKYVAEVAFEPSTAATVREVDDGHRDDDLAAALRDRLAEHGLDEVVATVSDPIELTEESVMVAESRAGNFVADALRWGADADVAISPAGALRSDGALEGEVTAAQTINLTPYEDDLAVVSLPGDRLLDALAELPIGYHHDDFPLRYCSHVSGARIVWDDADGVLREATVGGEPVDPDREYTLAVADYLIETDHVSAAYGEGDVIRRCGVAHEAVVDYARENGIAPEIEGRIERPSLDE is encoded by the coding sequence ATGTCCCTTCGCCTCCTCCACTACTCCGACCTGGAGACCGCGCTGGACGACCCCGAGCGCTGCGCCCGCCTCGCCGGCACGCTCGCCGCCCGCCGCGACGACGACACCGTCGTGATCGGGACGGGCGACAACACCGCTCCGGGGGCGCTCTCGCTGGCGACCGAGGGCCGGGCCGCGCTGGAGTTCTTCCGGACCGTCTCGCCCGACGCCGACACCTTCGGCAACCACGACTTCGACTTCGGCCCCGCCGTCGCCCGCGCGAACGCCGGTGCCGCGCCGCAGGCGTGGCTCTGCGCCAACGCGAGGCAGGACGGCGAGCGCTTCGCGGCGGACGTCGGGGTCGAACCGAGCACCGTCGTCGAGACCGACAACTACCGCGTCGGCGTCGTCGGCGTCGCCCACCCCGAGACCGTCGAGATAAACCCCGCCGCGGCGGGCGTGGAGTTCGCCGACCCCGTCCCAGTGGTCCGCGAGGAGGCGGCGGCGTTGCGCGACCGCGGCGTCGACCGCGTCGTCGTCGCCTCCCACTGCGGGAAGGGCGACGCCCGAATCGCCCGCGAGACCGACGTCGACGTGGTGCTGGGCGGCCACGTCCACGACGTCCACGTCGAGACCGTCGCGGACACGCTCACGGTGCGACCCGGTCGCGGCGGGAAGTACGTCGCGGAGGTCGCGTTCGAGCCCTCGACTGCGGCGACCGTGCGCGAGGTCGACGACGGCCACCGCGACGACGATCTCGCGGCGGCCCTGCGGGACAGGCTCGCAGAGCACGGGCTTGACGAAGTGGTGGCGACGGTCTCCGACCCGATCGAACTCACCGAGGAGTCGGTGATGGTCGCCGAGAGCCGCGCCGGCAACTTCGTCGCCGACGCCCTCCGGTGGGGCGCGGACGCGGACGTCGCCATCTCCCCCGCCGGGGCGCTCCGCTCCGACGGTGCGCTGGAGGGCGAGGTCACCGCGGCGCAGACGATCAACCTGACGCCGTACGAGGACGACCTCGCCGTCGTCTCGCTGCCCGGCGACCGCCTGCTGGACGCGCTCGCCGAACTCCCGATCGGCTACCACCACGACGACTTCCCGCTGCGGTACTGCAGCCACGTCAGCGGCGCCCGGATCGTCTGGGACGACGCGGACGGCGTCCTCCGCGAGGCGACCGTCGGCGGCGAGCCGGTGGACCCGGACCGCGAGTACACGCTCGCCGTGGCGGATTACCTGATCGAGACGGACCACGTGAGCGCGGCGTACGGCGAGGGCGACGTGATCCGCCGGTGCGGCGTCGCTCACGAGGCCGTCGTCGACTACGCCCGCGAGAACGGCATCGCGCCGGAGATCGAGGGACGGATCGAGCGCCCGTCGCTGGACGAGTGA
- the dhaK gene encoding dihydroxyacetone kinase subunit DhaK, producing the protein MKKLINDPEDVVDEMLDGMVAAYPDRVRRLDGTKVLVRADAPVDGKVGVVSGGGSGHEPTHAGYLGPGMLDGAAAGEVFTSPTADELNEMIAAADGGEGVLCVVKNYEGDVMNFDTAAEMAGMETDADVAQVVVNDDVAVEDSTYTSGRRGVCGTILVHKVAGAMADRGEDLEEVRRVAEKAIDRVGTMGMALTSCITPDKGEPTFDLGDDEIELGIGIHGEPGVERTEQMPADDVADELTEAVLEDLDPEGEVVTIVNGMGGTPQMELFVVNRRVQQILDDRGLETWDAWVGDYMTSLDMQGCSVTVMDVDDELKDLLQHEADTPALKR; encoded by the coding sequence ATGAAGAAGCTGATCAACGATCCGGAAGACGTGGTCGACGAGATGCTCGACGGGATGGTCGCGGCGTACCCCGACCGCGTGCGTCGGCTCGACGGGACGAAGGTGCTCGTCCGGGCGGACGCGCCGGTCGACGGGAAGGTCGGCGTCGTCAGCGGCGGGGGGAGCGGCCACGAACCGACGCACGCGGGCTATCTGGGCCCCGGCATGCTCGACGGCGCGGCGGCGGGCGAGGTGTTCACGTCGCCGACGGCCGACGAGCTGAACGAGATGATCGCCGCCGCCGACGGCGGGGAGGGGGTGCTCTGCGTCGTGAAGAACTACGAGGGCGACGTGATGAACTTCGACACGGCCGCCGAGATGGCGGGGATGGAGACCGACGCGGACGTGGCGCAGGTCGTCGTGAACGACGACGTGGCCGTCGAGGACTCGACGTACACCTCCGGCCGGCGGGGGGTCTGCGGTACCATCCTCGTCCACAAGGTCGCGGGCGCGATGGCCGACCGCGGGGAGGACCTGGAGGAGGTACGGCGCGTCGCGGAGAAGGCGATCGACCGCGTCGGCACGATGGGGATGGCGTTGACCTCCTGTATCACGCCCGACAAGGGCGAACCGACGTTCGACCTCGGCGACGACGAGATCGAACTCGGGATCGGGATCCACGGCGAACCCGGCGTCGAGCGCACCGAGCAGATGCCCGCCGACGACGTGGCGGACGAACTGACCGAGGCCGTGCTGGAGGACCTCGACCCGGAGGGCGAGGTCGTCACCATCGTTAACGGGATGGGCGGCACGCCGCAGATGGAGCTGTTCGTCGTCAACCGCCGCGTCCAGCAGATCCTCGACGACCGCGGGCTGGAGACGTGGGACGCCTGGGTCGGCGACTACATGACGTCGCTCGACATGCAGGGCTGTTCGGTGACGGTGATGGACGTCGACGACGAACTGAAGGACCTGCTGCAACACGAGGCCGACACGCCGGCGCTCAAGCGGTAG
- a CDS encoding BtpA/SgcQ family protein produces the protein MELESVFGAASPVVGMVHLPPLPGSPGFDGDRDRIEERALSDARTLAEGGADAVLVENFGDAPFYPDDVPKHVVASMTAAVERVADAVSLPVGVNVLRNDAETAVSVAAATGADFVRVNVHSGAAVTDQGVIEGAAHETVRLRDRLDADVSILADVGVKHAAPLGDRPFAERVADAVERGMADGVVVSGAGTGEPTPEERLDAAREEVASLDREVPLFVGSGVTAETVAATLSAADGVIVGTALKEGGETTNPVDPDRVRRVVEARDEG, from the coding sequence ATGGAACTCGAGAGCGTCTTCGGCGCCGCCTCGCCGGTCGTCGGCATGGTCCACCTCCCGCCGCTGCCGGGGTCGCCGGGGTTCGACGGCGACCGCGACCGGATCGAGGAGCGCGCGCTGTCGGACGCCCGGACGCTGGCCGAGGGCGGCGCCGACGCCGTCCTCGTGGAGAACTTCGGGGACGCGCCGTTCTACCCCGACGACGTGCCGAAACACGTCGTGGCGTCGATGACCGCGGCGGTCGAGCGCGTCGCCGACGCCGTCTCCCTCCCCGTCGGTGTCAACGTCCTGCGGAACGACGCCGAGACGGCGGTGTCGGTGGCGGCCGCGACGGGCGCCGACTTCGTCCGGGTGAACGTCCACTCGGGCGCGGCGGTGACCGATCAGGGCGTAATCGAGGGGGCGGCGCACGAGACAGTGCGTCTCCGGGACCGCCTCGACGCGGACGTGTCTATCCTCGCGGACGTGGGCGTCAAGCACGCCGCGCCGCTGGGCGACCGCCCGTTCGCCGAGCGCGTCGCCGACGCCGTGGAGCGCGGGATGGCGGACGGCGTCGTCGTCTCCGGCGCAGGCACGGGCGAACCGACGCCCGAGGAGCGCCTCGATGCGGCGCGAGAAGAGGTCGCTTCACTCGACCGCGAGGTCCCGCTGTTCGTCGGCAGCGGCGTCACCGCGGAGACCGTCGCCGCGACGCTCTCCGCGGCGGACGGGGTCATCGTCGGCACCGCACTGAAGGAGGGCGGGGAGACGACGAACCCCGTCGACCCCGACCGCGTCCGTCGGGTGGTCGAGGCAAGAGACGAGGGCTAA
- a CDS encoding NADH:flavin oxidoreductase/NADH oxidase codes for MTDDLFTPLSLRGTEIPNRITVSPMCQYSCEDRDGLATQWHNVHLGSRATGGAGLVMAEATAVEARGRITPHDLGIWSDEHADALAPTAEFIESQGSVPAIQLAHAGRKASKTRPWDGSRPLSPDEGGWETIAPTDAPYPYEEGGAATRRMDQSDVEDVIDSFSAAAERALAAGFEVAEVHAAHGYLLHEFLSPVTNDRDDDYGGSFENRTRLVREVTRAVRDVWPDEKAVFVRLSATDWLSDRESWTVDQTARLADLLAEDGADLIDVSSGGIHPDQELPHGGPNYQVKYAERVREETDAAVGAVGGITTGQQADALIRNDRADLAIVGREHLRDPYFALHAAEELGMEDRIDPPVQYRRGF; via the coding sequence ATGACCGACGACCTCTTTACGCCGCTGTCGCTCCGGGGGACCGAGATACCGAACCGGATCACGGTGTCGCCGATGTGCCAGTACTCCTGCGAGGACCGCGACGGCCTCGCGACCCAGTGGCACAACGTTCACCTCGGGAGTCGCGCCACCGGCGGTGCGGGCCTCGTGATGGCCGAGGCGACGGCCGTAGAGGCCCGCGGCCGCATCACGCCCCACGACCTCGGCATCTGGAGCGACGAGCACGCCGACGCGCTCGCGCCGACCGCCGAGTTCATCGAGAGCCAGGGCAGCGTCCCCGCGATCCAACTGGCCCACGCCGGGCGGAAGGCCAGCAAGACGCGACCGTGGGACGGGAGCCGCCCCCTCTCGCCCGACGAGGGGGGCTGGGAGACTATCGCGCCGACGGACGCGCCGTACCCCTACGAGGAGGGAGGAGCCGCGACGCGCCGGATGGACCAGAGCGACGTCGAGGACGTGATAGACTCGTTCTCGGCCGCCGCCGAGCGCGCGCTCGCCGCCGGGTTCGAGGTCGCGGAGGTCCACGCCGCCCACGGCTACCTCCTGCACGAGTTCCTCTCGCCGGTGACCAACGACCGCGACGACGACTACGGCGGGAGCTTCGAGAACCGGACCCGCCTCGTCCGCGAGGTGACCCGCGCGGTGCGGGACGTCTGGCCCGACGAGAAAGCCGTCTTTGTGCGGCTCTCCGCGACTGACTGGCTCTCGGACCGCGAGTCGTGGACGGTCGACCAGACCGCGCGCCTCGCGGACCTGCTCGCCGAGGACGGCGCAGACCTGATCGACGTGAGTTCGGGTGGTATCCACCCGGACCAGGAGCTCCCTCACGGCGGCCCGAACTACCAGGTGAAGTACGCCGAGCGCGTCCGCGAAGAGACCGACGCCGCCGTCGGCGCGGTCGGCGGCATCACCACCGGCCAGCAGGCCGACGCGCTGATCCGCAACGACCGCGCGGATCTGGCCATCGTCGGCCGCGAGCACCTCCGCGACCCCTACTTCGCGCTCCACGCCGCGGAGGAACTCGGGATGGAGGACCGCATCGACCCGCCGGTGCAGTACCGCCGGGGGTTCTGA
- a CDS encoding thioredoxin family protein, whose protein sequence is MVLLESDSELEPGDEAPAFELPGVDGETYSLDSFADAEALLVVFTCNHCPYAQAKFDLLNGLADEYDDAAVVGVNPNDAEEYGEDSMEKMREFVEEGRVDYDAYLRDESQEVAEAYGAVCTPDPFLFRREEGAFRLAYHGRLDDALNPEEEPTRFQIREAIDAVLAGEDVDLEWQPSQGCSIKWKDE, encoded by the coding sequence ATGGTGCTGCTAGAGTCGGACTCCGAGCTCGAACCGGGCGACGAGGCGCCGGCCTTCGAACTGCCGGGCGTCGACGGGGAGACGTACTCCCTCGACTCCTTCGCGGACGCGGAGGCGCTGCTCGTCGTGTTCACTTGCAACCACTGCCCGTACGCGCAGGCGAAGTTCGACCTGCTGAACGGCCTCGCCGACGAATACGACGACGCGGCCGTCGTCGGCGTCAACCCCAACGACGCCGAGGAGTACGGCGAGGACTCGATGGAGAAGATGCGCGAGTTCGTTGAGGAGGGCAGGGTCGACTACGACGCCTACCTCCGCGACGAGTCGCAGGAGGTCGCCGAGGCGTACGGCGCGGTCTGCACGCCGGACCCCTTCCTGTTCCGGCGGGAGGAGGGCGCGTTCCGCCTCGCCTACCACGGGCGCCTCGACGACGCGCTGAACCCGGAGGAGGAGCCGACGCGGTTCCAGATCCGCGAGGCCATCGACGCCGTGCTCGCGGGCGAGGACGTCGACCTGGAGTGGCAGCCGTCGCAGGGCTGTTCGATCAAGTGGAAAGACGAGTAG
- a CDS encoding EamA family transporter: MNYIGWSVVALISYTLVAPLMKVATQSIPSDVATAVSNTILVGVALTVVAVGDHPVGEYLTHPKSPYMYAAGICLAIGILAYYRALSMGPVSVVTPVFGLFLVTSSLLGIAVLDEPFTARKAAGVGFALLAVYFTTVE, from the coding sequence ATGAACTACATCGGCTGGTCCGTCGTCGCACTGATATCGTACACCCTCGTCGCCCCGTTGATGAAGGTCGCGACCCAGTCGATCCCGAGCGACGTGGCGACGGCCGTCTCGAACACCATCCTCGTCGGCGTCGCGCTCACCGTCGTCGCCGTGGGCGACCACCCCGTCGGCGAGTACCTCACGCACCCGAAATCGCCGTACATGTACGCCGCCGGTATCTGTCTCGCCATCGGCATCCTCGCGTACTACCGCGCCCTGTCGATGGGGCCCGTGAGCGTCGTGACGCCGGTGTTCGGGCTCTTCCTGGTGACGAGTTCGCTGCTCGGCATCGCCGTGCTCGACGAGCCGTTCACCGCGCGAAAGGCCGCCGGCGTCGGGTTCGCCCTCCTCGCGGTCTACTTCACCACCGTCGAGTGA
- a CDS encoding Lrp/AsnC family transcriptional regulator translates to MTDKRELLDLLLENARYSTEDLSRMTDLSEEEVVSTIETLEDEGIIRGYQAVVDWHRVKEEHIRAEVELNVTLDRDTGYDDIAERLARFPEVTTLQLVSGDYDFHLEVEGDSLQEVSNFISEKVARAPEITQTVTHYVMETYKDRGIEFEDGHDDDRLSISP, encoded by the coding sequence ATGACCGACAAGCGCGAGCTACTCGACCTCCTGCTCGAAAACGCGCGCTACTCGACCGAGGACCTGTCCCGGATGACGGACCTCTCCGAGGAGGAGGTCGTCTCGACGATAGAGACCCTTGAGGACGAGGGCATCATCCGCGGCTATCAGGCCGTCGTCGACTGGCACCGCGTCAAGGAAGAGCACATTCGCGCGGAGGTCGAGCTGAACGTCACGCTGGACCGCGACACCGGGTACGACGACATCGCGGAGCGCCTCGCGCGCTTCCCCGAGGTGACGACGCTCCAGCTCGTCAGCGGCGACTACGACTTCCACCTCGAGGTCGAGGGCGACTCGCTGCAGGAGGTGTCGAACTTCATCAGCGAGAAGGTCGCCCGCGCGCCGGAGATCACCCAGACCGTCACCCACTACGTGATGGAGACGTACAAGGACCGCGGCATCGAGTTCGAGGACGGCCACGACGACGACCGGTTGTCGATCTCGCCATGA
- a CDS encoding pyridoxal phosphate-dependent aminotransferase — translation MNLSDRVERVPPSGIRKFFELAEEMDDVISLGVGEPDFSAPWAAREAAIQSLERGRTSYTANRGMRELREAISDHVAARYDLDYDPDDEILVTTGVSEGVDVAMRALVDPGDTVAVPQPSYISYAPGVIFADGDPLPVPTREADDFKLTYERLEASGAADAEVLITCYPNNPTGAVMTESELEPVAEFAREHDLTVISDEIYADLSYGFDHTSIATLPGMRERTVVFNGFSKAYAMTGLRLGYAMAPPEAIAGMNRIHQYSMLSAPTTAQHAALEALRSCDDEVEEMVATYNRRRNLVLSRFEEMGIDCFEAKGAFYVFPEVPGADAERFAEDLLHEQGVAVVPGDVFGEGGEGHLRVSYATGTQDLKEAMDRIEAFL, via the coding sequence ATGAATTTATCGGACAGAGTCGAGCGCGTCCCCCCGTCGGGGATCCGCAAGTTCTTCGAGCTAGCCGAGGAGATGGACGACGTCATCTCGCTGGGCGTCGGCGAGCCGGACTTCTCCGCGCCGTGGGCCGCCCGCGAGGCCGCCATCCAGTCGCTGGAGCGCGGCCGCACGTCCTACACCGCCAACCGGGGGATGCGGGAGCTGCGCGAGGCGATCAGCGACCACGTCGCCGCCCGCTACGACCTCGACTACGACCCCGACGACGAGATCCTCGTCACGACGGGCGTCAGCGAGGGCGTCGACGTGGCGATGCGCGCGCTGGTCGACCCCGGCGACACGGTCGCCGTCCCCCAGCCGTCGTACATCTCCTACGCGCCCGGCGTCATCTTCGCCGACGGGGACCCGCTCCCCGTCCCGACGCGAGAGGCCGACGACTTCAAGCTCACCTACGAGCGGCTGGAGGCGAGCGGGGCCGCCGACGCGGAGGTGCTCATCACCTGCTACCCGAACAACCCGACCGGAGCGGTGATGACCGAATCCGAGCTCGAACCGGTCGCGGAGTTCGCCCGCGAGCACGACCTCACGGTGATCTCCGACGAGATCTACGCCGATCTGAGCTACGGGTTCGACCACACCTCGATCGCCACGCTGCCCGGGATGCGCGAGCGGACCGTCGTGTTCAACGGCTTCTCGAAGGCGTACGCGATGACGGGGCTTCGCCTCGGCTACGCGATGGCCCCGCCGGAGGCCATCGCGGGGATGAACCGCATCCACCAGTACTCGATGCTGTCGGCCCCGACGACCGCACAGCACGCCGCGCTGGAGGCGCTGCGCTCCTGCGACGACGAGGTCGAGGAGATGGTCGCCACGTACAACCGGCGGCGCAACCTCGTCCTCTCGCGGTTCGAGGAGATGGGCATCGACTGCTTCGAGGCGAAGGGCGCGTTCTACGTCTTCCCCGAGGTCCCCGGCGCCGACGCCGAGCGGTTCGCCGAGGACCTGCTCCACGAGCAGGGCGTCGCGGTCGTCCCCGGCGACGTGTTCGGCGAGGGCGGCGAGGGCCACCTGCGCGTCTCCTACGCGACCGGCACGCAGGACCTGAAGGAGGCGATGGACCGCATCGAGGCGTTCCTCTAG
- a CDS encoding YMGG-like glycine zipper-containing protein — MVSDRIKRALSRSRHAALGASIGAAVGGLFNRNAASSGAALGALAGAIVGEKRVSARTRVEEAVETEA, encoded by the coding sequence ATGGTATCCGATCGTATCAAGCGAGCGCTGAGTCGTTCCCGCCACGCCGCCCTCGGCGCCAGCATCGGCGCGGCCGTCGGCGGTCTGTTCAACCGAAACGCCGCGAGTTCGGGCGCCGCGCTCGGCGCGCTCGCCGGCGCCATCGTCGGCGAGAAGCGGGTCTCGGCCCGTACCCGCGTCGAAGAGGCGGTCGAGACCGAGGCGTAG
- a CDS encoding GNAT family N-acetyltransferase, which yields MVEYRRVPDDRDAEFGETIHYAFAPEEGPPDADDERSDGSSFVRRGLFEGEEMLCVCKHRSFRMRLRGEFRDVAGLSAVATPPEHRRKGHVRRLLSESLSEYRERGDLLSALWPFDCGFYGQYGWATANRYATYEMPPESLAFAADAASGDHRPLGPDDWAAADRVYDTHAERFALAMDRTETWWRERVFDSSWRDPPYAYGWERDGELAGYVVYRVNDKGEEKTLAVREFAYADREARLNLLYFLYNHDSQVDSVKLSLPESNYLLDEVDDPAEVDCELGLGPMVRLVDVAETLSALAYPADGAVALAVSDPFADWNDGTFELAVEDGAATCRPTDAPADVELGVGALSQLVVGYRSAEALAAAGELDATSADALETLAALFPETDPFLREFF from the coding sequence ATGGTCGAGTACCGGCGGGTCCCGGACGACCGCGACGCGGAGTTCGGGGAGACGATCCACTACGCGTTCGCGCCCGAGGAAGGGCCCCCCGACGCCGACGACGAGCGCAGCGACGGTTCGTCGTTCGTCCGCCGCGGCCTCTTCGAGGGCGAGGAAATGCTGTGCGTCTGCAAGCACCGCTCGTTCCGGATGCGCCTCCGCGGGGAGTTCCGCGACGTGGCCGGTCTCTCCGCCGTCGCGACGCCGCCGGAGCACCGCCGGAAGGGCCACGTGCGCCGCCTCCTGTCCGAGTCGCTCAGCGAGTACCGCGAGCGGGGCGACCTGCTCTCGGCGCTGTGGCCCTTCGACTGCGGGTTCTACGGGCAGTACGGGTGGGCGACTGCGAACAGGTACGCCACGTACGAGATGCCGCCCGAGTCGCTGGCGTTCGCCGCCGACGCGGCGAGCGGCGACCACCGGCCGCTCGGGCCCGACGACTGGGCCGCCGCCGACCGGGTGTACGACACCCACGCCGAGCGGTTCGCGCTGGCGATGGACCGCACGGAGACCTGGTGGCGCGAACGCGTGTTCGACAGCTCGTGGCGCGATCCGCCGTACGCCTACGGCTGGGAGCGGGACGGGGAGCTAGCGGGCTACGTCGTCTACCGCGTGAACGACAAGGGCGAGGAGAAGACGCTCGCCGTCCGGGAGTTCGCTTACGCCGACCGGGAGGCCCGCCTGAACCTGCTGTACTTCCTCTACAACCACGACTCGCAGGTCGACTCGGTGAAGCTGTCGCTGCCGGAGTCGAACTACCTGCTCGACGAGGTCGACGACCCCGCCGAGGTTGACTGCGAACTCGGGCTCGGGCCGATGGTCCGCCTCGTCGACGTTGCCGAGACGCTGTCGGCGCTCGCGTATCCGGCGGACGGCGCGGTCGCGCTCGCCGTGTCGGACCCGTTCGCGGACTGGAACGACGGGACGTTCGAACTCGCGGTCGAGGACGGCGCGGCGACCTGTCGGCCGACGGACGCCCCCGCGGACGTCGAACTGGGCGTCGGCGCGCTCTCGCAGTTGGTCGTCGGCTACCGCTCCGCCGAGGCGCTGGCGGCCGCGGGCGAACTCGACGCCACAAGCGCGGACGCGCTGGAGACGCTGGCCGCGCTGTTCCCGGAGACGGACCCGTTCCTGCGGGAGTTCTTCTGA
- a CDS encoding NRAMP family divalent metal transporter — MGPAWLAGAIAAGPATMASLLSAGAAHGYALLWIVVLSAVLGALSQYLAMRLGLLTEAGIVSVVERHLGEGWAWLLVADVVVAAGLAQLIIMKTVADVSATVTGVDARIWGVAWAVVLAVGLAGRGYRVAEVGAKVLVSAVVLAFVASLFVVPIDPAAAAGGLVPAVPAGVDGALLAAGVLGGAVHVTLVTMQSYTMRARGWSRDDYDLAVFDVGGSMLVAFGIYSLAIFLVAASVLDSPDLTAVGAAQALEPVAGSGAKWLFLLGLWGAAVSTLGGNTVVPPYLVADKLGWDTDVSDPRYRALLVAVALLSAGGAFLGGAFFPLLVLVLAFGLVGTPFALALVLYLLNRDDAVPEPNPTAANVGGVALLGVAAVTAGSFLREQYVSGVDAMTALVLLFAGVFAAATLVLIVRFVRETLAGSRA; from the coding sequence ATGGGACCGGCGTGGCTCGCCGGCGCCATCGCCGCCGGGCCGGCGACGATGGCGAGCCTGCTCAGCGCGGGAGCGGCGCACGGCTACGCGCTGCTGTGGATCGTCGTGCTCTCGGCGGTGCTCGGCGCGCTCTCGCAGTACCTCGCGATGCGGCTCGGCCTGCTCACCGAGGCGGGCATCGTCTCGGTCGTCGAGCGCCACCTCGGCGAGGGGTGGGCGTGGCTGCTGGTCGCGGACGTCGTCGTCGCCGCCGGGCTGGCGCAGCTGATCATCATGAAGACCGTGGCAGACGTCAGCGCGACGGTGACGGGCGTGGACGCCCGGATCTGGGGCGTGGCGTGGGCCGTCGTCCTCGCGGTCGGCCTCGCCGGCCGGGGCTACCGAGTCGCGGAGGTCGGCGCGAAGGTGCTCGTCTCGGCGGTCGTCCTCGCGTTCGTCGCGTCGCTGTTCGTCGTCCCGATCGACCCGGCGGCCGCCGCCGGCGGGCTGGTGCCCGCCGTCCCCGCGGGCGTCGACGGCGCGCTGCTCGCCGCCGGCGTCCTCGGCGGCGCGGTCCACGTGACGCTGGTGACGATGCAGTCCTACACCATGCGGGCGCGGGGCTGGAGCCGCGACGACTACGACCTCGCCGTCTTCGACGTGGGCGGGTCGATGCTGGTCGCGTTCGGGATCTACAGCCTCGCCATCTTCCTCGTCGCCGCGAGCGTCCTCGACTCGCCCGACCTGACCGCGGTCGGGGCCGCACAGGCGCTCGAACCCGTCGCGGGGTCGGGCGCGAAGTGGCTGTTCCTGCTCGGCCTCTGGGGCGCCGCCGTCTCGACGCTCGGCGGCAACACCGTCGTCCCGCCGTACCTCGTCGCCGACAAGCTGGGCTGGGACACCGACGTGTCCGACCCGCGCTACCGCGCCTTGCTCGTCGCGGTGGCGCTGCTCTCGGCCGGCGGCGCGTTCCTCGGCGGCGCGTTCTTCCCCCTGCTCGTGCTGGTGCTCGCGTTCGGTCTCGTCGGGACGCCGTTCGCGCTGGCGCTCGTGCTGTACCTCCTCAACCGCGACGACGCGGTGCCCGAGCCGAACCCGACGGCGGCCAACGTCGGCGGGGTCGCGCTCCTCGGCGTCGCGGCCGTCACCGCCGGCTCGTTCCTCCGAGAGCAGTACGTCTCCGGCGTCGACGCGATGACCGCGCTCGTGCTCCTGTTCGCCGGCGTCTTCGCCGCGGCGACGCTGGTCCTGATCGTCCGGTTCGTCCGCGAGACGCTGGCCGGCTCGCGGGCGTGA